The Bombus huntii isolate Logan2020A chromosome 1, iyBomHunt1.1, whole genome shotgun sequence genome contains a region encoding:
- the LOC126863805 gene encoding circadian locomoter output cycles protein kaput-like isoform X4, with protein sequence MAEKQRRDNLNTNISAMATLVPTVAESPRKMDKISILRLAAAFLRMRYTVGRGTVDFLPRELGELDLEKYIVDNLIESGGFFIVITTTGKIVYVSRQVQEHLGHTQADLLGHSLYTFIHPKDHEELTKNLTPDEMQGLVSSSTPHITDGVNDNSNSSEDSTTPKNDRKQFREQRRGFELRMLHHTASRREHTRYEWFEISGMLRLADACKNSDSNPNRTKHREITSTSNDIVFVGVARLLMRRPITKISIIDANKDEYITRHLVDGRIIYCDHRISVVAGYLSEEVSGMSAFGFMHMDDRIWAMVALRQMYDRAETCGSSCYRLTSKTGESIYLRTHGYLEVDKDSQIAVSFVCINTLVSEEEGVKLMNQMKKRFSATISETMRAMIQNGDDASIDLGSDSQHSRSSVEDPSQLEDAITYLVSDLSSPLPEDRLTASPMPNEQYVKAAMISQHLPPAAAQARKLGIKKINHYLMVQGKGSRNQKQESKANNNKHDSKERQDKSKSPEEKITLREVTKQHNLHDNSQDNQSSPQMNSIITTNESTAETYISTQRDSGMSHLEASQNVNILSPTAAAVKVSTNVSNSHNLCKIKVERNMDTSTVDSYISTQRDSGMSHFEVSQNVDILSPTAAIKNPKNVSSSHNLCKIKVEHNIDAYTHQQKPVMDYVENNVDNNITSDSKNLPLKRIYSDEDTNTSCSKKRHSNVPYASSDSSDDQQNVSCKSFIDQEFSEHSSDFNQYSNINPQSINVAESPNSILNDVVIDYEQQVDSSVPFISPHLDDEFNRLQDLKDDPLLNPGLGANPDIIMKIIDDLRYVPILENPFNETQVQQLPDNNIINKEIKRKHLQLMNSIALQESELNNIERDLKNPVLRAKRESLTPQMGSIQAEHNKQKQILETLQQDHMQINIKHNIGV encoded by the exons ATGGCAGAGAAACAAAGACGCGACAATCTTAATACGAATATCTCTGCGATGGCGACACTTGTTCCTACCGTCGCCGAGAGTCCAAGGAAAATGGACAAGATATCCATCCTGAGGTTGGCAGCAGCCTTCCTCAGAATGCGATACA CGGTCGGTCGTGGTACAGTTGACTTCCTCCCTCGAGAGCTTGGCGAGCTGGACCTGGAAAAATATATCGTCGAC AACTTGATCGAAAGCGGGGGGTTCTTCATAGTCATCACGACAACCGGGAAGATAGTTTACGTCAGCCGGCAGGTTCAGGAACACCTTGGCCATACCCAg GCAGATCTTTTAGGACATTCGCTGTACACCTTCATCCATCCCAAGGATCACGAGGAATTAACGAAAAACCTCACCCCGGATGAGATGCAGGGATTGGTGTCTTCGTCTACGCCGCATATCACCGATGGAGTGAACGATAATTCCAATTCGTCGGAAGATTCGACAACACCGAAGAACGATAGAAAACAATTCAGAGAGCAGAGACGTGGCTTTGAACTTAGAATGCTGCATCATACTGCATCGAGGCGCGAGCACACGCGATACGAATGGTTCGAGATCTCAGGAATGCTCAGGCTGGCGGATGCTTGCAAAAATTCCGATTCGAACCCCAATCGAACGAAACATCGAG AAATCACATCAACCAGCAACGATATCGTTTTTGTGGGTGTAGCGAGATTGTTGATGAGGCGGCCCATTACCAAAATATCGATCATAGACGCGAATAAGGACGAGTATATCACTCGACATTTGGTGGACGGCCGGATCATTTACTGCGATCACAGGATATCGGTAGTGGCTGGTTACTTATCAGAGGAGGTGTCGGGTATGAGCGCCTTCGGTTTCATGCACATGGACGATCGTATCTGGGCGATGGTTGCACTACGTCAAA tgTACGATCGCGCGGAGACTTGCGGATCATCCTGCTATAGACTAACTTCGAAAACGGGCGAATCCATTTATTTACGCACTCATGGATATCTAGAAGTAGATAAGGATTCGCAAATCGCAGTGTCTTTCGTATGCATAAACACATTAGTATC GGAGGAAGAGGGTGTCAAGCTAATGAATCAAATGAAGAAGAGATTTTCTGCTACGATCTCTGAGACTATGAGAGCAATGATTCAGAATGGTGACGATGCATCGATCGACTTG GGTTCAGATTCGCAACACTCGAGAAGTAGTGTGGAGGATCCCTCGCAACTAGAGGATGCAATTACGTATCTAGTTAGCGATTTATCGTCGCCTCTTCCGGAGGATCGCCTCACAGCATCGCCTATGCCAAACGAACAATACGTAAAGGCTGCAATGATTTCGCAACATTTACCGCCAGCTGCTGCTCAAGCTCGGAAACTGGGCATTAAAAAGATCAATCATTATTTGATGGTACAAGGCAAAGGAAGTCGGAATCAAAAACAAGAGTCAAaagcaaataataataaacacgATTCCAAAGAGAGGCAAGACAAATCAAAGTCACCTGAAGAAAAAATAACGCTACGTGAAGTAACAAAACAGCACAATCTTCATGATAATTCACAAGACAACCAGAGTTCACCACAAATGAACAGCATAATCACCACAAATGAGTCGACTGCAGAAACATATATAAGTACCCAACGAGATTCTGGAATGTCTCATCTTGAGGCCTCTCAGAATGTGAATATTTTGAGTCCTACTGCTGCAGCTGTCAAAGTCTCCACAAATGTTTCAAATTCGCATAATCTATGTAAAATTAAAGTTGAACGTAACATGGATACATCAACCGTGGATTCATACATAAGTACTCAACGAGATTCTGGGATGTCTCATTTTGAGGTCTCTCAGAATGTGGATATTTTGAGTCCTACTGCAGCTATCAAGAACCCCAAAAATGTTTCAAGTTCGCATAATCTATGTAAAATTAAAGTTGAACATAACATAGATGCTTATACGCATCAACAGAAGCCTGTGATGGATTATGTTGAAAATAATGTCGATAACAATATTACATCTGACTCGAAGAATCTTCCACTGAAGAGGATATATAGCGACGAAGATACTAATACAAGTTGTAGTAAAAAAAGACACAGTAACGTCCCTTACGCGTCATCTGACTCAAGCGACGATCAACAGAACGTTTCATGCAAGTCTTTTATTGACCAGGAATTTTCAGAACATTCATCGGACTTCAATCAGTACAGCAATATAAATCCTCAGTCGATAAATGTTGCGGAATCTCCGAATTCAATTTTAAACGACGTCGTTATCGATTATGAACAACAGGTGGATTCTAGCGTACCGTTTATATCCCCACATTTGGATGACGAATTTAACCGCCTTCAGGATCTGAAGGACGATCCGTTGCTGAATCCAGGCCTGGGCGCAAATCCAG atattataatgaaaataattgatGATTTAAGATATGTACCGATTCTTGAAa atCCCTTCAATGAAACGCAAGTACAACAACTACCTGATAACAAT atTATCAATAAAGagataaaaaggaaacatCTCCAACTCATGAATAGCATAGCATTACAAGAATCGGAGCTCAATAATATAGAAAGAGACCTGAAAAATCCAGTTTTACGAGCAAAAAGGGAAAGTTTAACACCACAAATGGGATCCATACAG gCAGAACATAATAAGCAGAAACAAATTCTTGAAACACTACAACAAGATCATATGCAAATAAACATAAAACACAATATTGGTGTATAA